The proteins below come from a single Serratia fonticola genomic window:
- the ysgD gene encoding YsgD/CorL family protein, with amino-acid sequence MRTHALDTPSRYWLTDLDTRYNF; translated from the coding sequence ATGAGGACACACGCCTTGGACACACCCAGTAGATACTGGCTCACAGACCTGGACACCAGGTACAACTTCTAA